The stretch of DNA aatttttttgtctcatgcatggagcattaaatataggtaaataaaaaaactaattacatagttttgatgtacacgacaagacgaatcttttgagtctagttaggtcatagtaggacaacaattaccacaaacaaataaaaagtgctacagtgcggTATAGTATTCGATGTGACCCTTTTTACtactattttacggatctaaacacagccctgcTGGGAATTGTCGTGTGGTGGCACTGCCGGTGTCCGAAATTCTGGTTTGGTGAGGCAGAGCTGACAAATGGGTTCTTGTTTTATAAAATAAAGGTTCTCGATGGTCTCCATTAATCAAATGTTCTGCGTGGGCTGGAAGACAACCGGTGCAAGTAGTAGACGGCGATCTGAAAGGTGCAGCGCAGCGAAGTTCGCCGGCAGGCAGTGTCGCTGCTAGTCGGAATTCAGATGCGATTTCCCCTCGTTCAAGTACGTCTAGGCTTGGTCAGTCGTATTCCACGCACGGTCGCGGGTCGCAGCAGGCAGCACCAAGCAGTAGTGATAACCGTTACGGACGCGCCGGATTCTGTACGGGGGCTCATGCTGACATCCACGTATCTTGTGCAGTAGGCATCCTTTAGAAAGAGAGGGCGGAAACATCGAATTTAATCTCGTGAAAACCTACTAGCAGATTCTTACCCGAAAGCACAGCATTTCTACTACGAGTTCAGTTGCTTGGGAATTGCCTGTCATGGAGCCCGATCGCAACGCTACAGTCAGTCCCGGGTGTGGCACCGTCAGAAGCAGCCACAAGATTGGGTACCCAACCCAACACGGTCAGCTCGTCCAGGGCCCCAGCCTCGGATGCCGCCATGCCGGGAACTAATCCATCGGAGAAGAAGCATGGAACGATGGAAGCATCAGTTTACGGGATTCTCTGCGCCACCAGGACCACGGCTAGCTAGATCGATGCAAACTCGTTTTCTCGGTTACAGGTTGCTGTGCCCAACGGAAATGCTCCGGGCAATCTGGGCACCAATTTGATGGTAAAATTTAGCTTAGCTTGGGGGTAGTGCAAGAGTATATACAAGGCTCGATGATTGTATCCATTGTGTTTGTGGTGTACAGGGTCTATTTTTAGGCAGATTACAAGCGCAGGGGATGGCCGGGACTTGAGCTGCGCGGATGAAGTCAAGGCTCCCTGAAGAACAGCTCTTGCCAACAGGTGGTAGCACACCCTTCACCTGAGCCAGCGGAACCGTTCGCCGCCTGTCTCGCACCATCCGCGCTCGGCTCCACGGCAGCTTCGGAGTTAGGAACCAAACAAAACAGTAGAGCACGGCTTTCTTATACGACAAAACCGTGTGTATTCATGCTGCTGTACTGATGCGGAGCCACAACGAACAAATCCGTTCCGCTTAATGTTAACTAACTGAAGAAACATCATCTGGCTCTGAATCCTGACGATTAAACACACGGAAGATCCTTCTGCGGAATCGCAGATCGCTTCGCAGCACTCCGACCACAATTACAGTCGCCATCCCAGATCAGTTGTACTCCAGTACACCACACTCTACGCCCCACCACACCCCGAAGGCAGCAGGCTTCCCAATCCCAATATAAACCCGCCAACCCAACCACCACCTCATTTACGCCTCCGCACTGGCCATCGCCACCGGCACGCCGAGCCCGTCGCGCCGCCACCGATCCGCAACGCATCCGCCCATGGCCAAGCGCCTCTTCCACTCCTGccgctcgccctccgccgccgccgcggtcacCCCGACAGCCCTCTTCCGCAGCGAGCGCCCGCCCGTCGTCCCGGCCCCCGCGGGCGGCGCGTGCCTCCCGCGCCGCGGCCATCGGCGGCGCCGTCCCCAGCCCCCGGCATCCTGCGTCCCCGGGGGCTGCGCCGTCGACTACGGCGCCGACGACCTCCCGCCGGCGCCTGGCACGCCCGCGTACCGCTGGCTCAAGAGCTCCCGCTGGCACGTCGTCGAGGCCGCGGACGCGTACGCCTCCGACGGCAACGGCGACGACACGCCCCGCGTGAAGATCGACGCGCGGCGTCGGGTGCGGCactcgcgccggcggcggcgcagggtgcTCCACCGCCGGGCGCCTGGCCCCGGGAGCTGGTCTTCGGGTGACAGCGGCTGGTTCAgcagcgacggcgacgacgacgggccGTTCGAAGCGGAGCCGTCGTCATCGGCGCTGCAGGTGGCGTCGACCACGACGACCGAGTCCTCGTCGACGGGGGCGAGCGGGAacagcgccggcgccgtcgcctgCGCCACGGCGGGGCGgaaggaggaggcagcggccgcTTTCGCCGGGGGCTTCGCGGTGGTGAAGCGCTCCGACGACCCGCGCGGCGATTTCCGGCGGTCCATGGCGGAGATGGTCGTCGGGCGCGGCATCTACGACGCGGACGGCCTGGAGCGCCTGCTGCGGTGCTTCCTGGCGCTCAAcgaccggcgccaccgccgggaCATCGTAGGGGCGTTCGGCGACGTGTGGGAGGCCATCTTCGCAAACCCACCGCCCTCCCACGCTTCAAGCTTCGAGGCTACCGCCGCGACTCATCCCTAGACAGCTACAAGACCGACGTGCTTGTTGCACCCGTAGGATTATATCATGTAAAAATGCGATTAATTTGTACATGTAGGCGTCTGTAAATTACGTTTTCTTGCTTGGGCTCGCGGCTCCTGCTCGGCTGCTCGTTTCCCGCCTCCTTCATGCTAGCGCTGCTGCTCTTTTTCAGCTGTGGAAATTGGCGTCGCGACCCTGACGCCTGACCTGATGTGATgtaacctggagactggagagtgAGTGTATGGCACTATTTCTCGATCCCAATCCCTCTGCCCTTTCTCCTttatggttttttttttgttgttgtagtAGTGGAACGTGAACTGCCAGACGAACTGCTCCTTCAGACTTGTTCGCTGAATTCTATTTTCGTGCAGCTTTGGCGTACGCGTCTCGCATTGGCATTGCTTGCCTGCCATTTCGTGCACGCCGTGAAGAAGAAAGCAGAGTGTTTTTAGTTGctgaaaagtttggattttggaatGGTAGtatatttcattgttatttgacaaataatgtttAATCATATACTATTTAGAtttaaaaattcatctcgtgctaattagttagactatataattagttattttttccaacTCCGTTTAATGCTCCATCCTTGTCTATTTATCTGCACAGCTGCTAACACTATTTTCTGACGCGCAGGCAGCCATGGCCCTCGCGACCCAACATGGATGTGACGCGCACTAGCCCTGGCTTCCATTTGGCGCTCGCGGTCAGCTCCATTTTGGTGGGAAATAACAaagaattcaaacaaaaatacAAAGATAATCTGTTCGGCCGGTTCAGTGAATGCTAAGTTATGTCTTTTCCGTAAATTTGTATTGCTTAATCGTTCTTAAGAAATACTAGAGAGAAACCATTCACGTCTGGGCATGATTCACTTGAAGGAAAAGGCTGTCCAGAAAGAAGGCAAACAGGTGACGTGATATGATTTGATGCGACATACATTTACTGATAGACTAGTACGTACGTACTCCTCCTTGTGAGTGAAATTGGATTTTGAAGGATCTCAAAGCGTCTTTATTCACGCCAGCCTTGACCTAGAGGCGCTTGGATTCTCTTCCAGCTCTCGCACACCTTTTTAGCAGGTTTCTTCGGTTCCTTTCAGCGGCTAGAAAGAGAGGCACCATGGTCCATGGATCGAGCTAGAGGCACCAGGGCTAGAGGGGCAGCATGTAACTCTTGGATTTTTCCTACAATCTCATTTTGCCATGCAGTCTAGAGCTCCACCCTAGCTAGGTTAGTGAAGTGATCGGGAAGTACTAGTTTATTCAGTTTGAAATGTTAGTCTTTCAAAAAGGAGCAGTTCGTGTTGTACTGAATTACCTACGGCTCAGCATTTAGTCTGTCCTCACCGGAAAGATACGTACCTCGTGAGATGGCTGCACGCCGATCACCTGACGGTGCTGGTTGCAGTAAATAAACGACTGCAAATGCAGGCCCATGTTGGTTTGCAGTTCGAATTCGAATTTGGTCGTGTCGGCAGTTGACTTTGCTCCACGCTTGCTCTATGCTTGCGAATAAATTCTacatgggctgtgtttagatctgtaaaatggtggtaaaaagaATCACATCGGACACTATAGCATaatgtagcacttttcgtttgtttgtggcaaTTGTTGTTCTACCATGATCTagctagactcaaaagattcgtctcgtcgtgtacatgaaaactatgcaattagtttttttatttaactatatttaatattccatgcatgagacaaaagatttgatgtgataagtgaatagtaaaatttggagagagaaattttggaactaaacacagccatggtCCTGATCCTGCATGCTTAATTCAGGGATGTGCATGCTGCTCCGGTATCTGACGCGTGTCCTTGCGAAATTTGATAGAGGCAGTGTAGAGCTAGCCACTTCTTGGTATGTTTACATGTCGCCGAGTTCTGAAATCGacactgtttttttttaaaaaagagagaaatcGACACTGTTTATGAAGCATATCTTGCCATCGCAGGACGACTGACATGTGACTGAAGTGCTGTGCTACTGTTAATTATCAAATCAGACACCTTTACCCCTCTTGTAAGTACAGTGGTACACTGGCAATCTGGCATTGCCGACGCGGTTCCAATTGTCCGGCGGGAGCGGCAGGCGGCCGGGAACCGCCGCCCCGCCTTGGCGCCTTTGCGCTCAGACGTGCTGATTGCTCGACTCGCTCTGAAGATGTTGGCAAAAGCTGGGAGCTGGAGGGCCCCCGAGCCACGCGTTGGATTAGTCCACATGGTGCCATGGTGGCCGCTACTACTCGCTAGGGCCGCGGGTGCGTCCATAATTAGCGATAAGCACGCAGAAAGCCTTTGACGGTGGGAGTGCCCTCCTGATTTTGAGGGTCTCGTTCAGGAGGGGCGGCAACATCATGGCGAAGGAGCTCGCTTCCGAAGTGGAAGTATCAATTATCATGGAGCAGCACGAAGGTCAGGAGCCCAGGACCTTGCCGGGTCAGGAAAGGATGTGCTAAAAATGGCCAAAATGTGATGGAATTGCAGCTTGGTTTGCAGCCGTAGGCCGGAACAGGGGGTGGCGCGATGCGGCTGAAGAAGACCGTGGCAGAGGCACCCAGAACAGGCCCGCGTCACCCTACATATGGGGTTGGAAACCAAACTATACCCACACCACCCTATTCTTATAAGAGAAATTATATGAACCCATTTCACCCCAAACCACCACTACTACACACCAATCCAACCCAAATATTTGAACTCATGATGTAATAACTATTAGTCAAACTATAGTTACAACCCAATAAAAACccgtttctaaaaaaattacaatATAGATCCtgtcacactgttttgcacagagtagttgCCAATTATACTAAGTCATCTCAAAAAAATTCGGTCAATTTTGATTTAATTTTATAGTGTAAACGCGatgttttaattccagggtccggctcttgacatggggcccacatgtagattgtcggtacctctggactagggtacccctcttgctgtgtcaagactcgtagttatccgtaactatgccTAGGGGAGctgagcaaccggacccctagggtccgactccatctcacctgaCCAATGGTCTCGGACCCGCATCCCGCTCGGggtcgggtccggtgtcaccacgtgtcctggaGAAGGGAGCACTCATACAAAACAGCCGGGGGGCCcagacctcccacggggtcccggatcCCCATATACTATACGGACCGCTcggcagggagggaacagacaacccgcctggggggtccggagccgccgcgtgtccgcagacgcagatacgcgcgcggctgccaagcttcccCGGGAAGACAtggccacctaccgcattcaatgcgggaggcgttaagtgcgctctgccacagcagagcccgaggagactttcgtcaggctgtactgttgaccgcgcgttaccaaggtacactgtacagccgctggcgccactcacgtcagtctgctacaccaATTAGACACGAtaactcggcgacggagtatcataacgcctacacggtagacccaacagtctacgccgcaacctacactgcctcaacgggcgcctcgccaaTGAGACAGCATgatgtcggctcaaggctttctctcaacacgaAGTCTGGAGCCAACAACTGTCGCCCGCGGGAAGTTGACCGTCGACTCCTCCCTCCCCGGGACCGAGTctctctcggtgctgctgcagacaggactccGCCACCAGGCACGGGGGCCCAACACCAGCACCAAGgtcgagccggcgaacgaccgcccttctacACGCTCCGTGCTCATTCAAACGAGCACCCAGCTCGTGATGGGCGGTCATCGGGCCGGCCTCTGACGGCAGACGGCAACAACTGGCAACGGCAgtgccactcccattcaaagccaaataATTTGTTCCCATGCTATCTGAGCATAGGACAATTCTTGTGTTGGGAGGAGCCCcgcaagctcccgaggtgatgctggatgatgctgtacaaGCACGTCCAGGACGCCATCGCCCCAATGACTCAGAAGAGCCCCCAAGATGGCAGCTCCACTACTGCCAGCAATGTGCACGCCTTACGGGGCGACGGCTGTAGGTTATCACTAAATAGGATAGAgtgtgtttctcctttgtaatgatttggtgcctacgtgtggtccagagcggtaaaggtccgtccttgtaaacccgatctctggcttcatcacacaaacaggcgacaccagcaagtggtccagagcggtagaggtccgccctcgtaatcccgacctcttaTGTACACCACGAGTCGAGCAATAGAGGAGATTTGCTTTCTCAGTCCTTTTTTTTACTTTAACCTAATAGCATTTGTTTGTTCAACCTGCATGTTTCTTTCTCCCACACGGAGTTTTTTCTTtggttgctaacaatccaaattgAGTTGCTAGCTTGTGGTCTTGTTGGGACACCCCTtatagctggaaggcagttcggatcCCTAGGCacctgctcaggagaagtggtgcccgtatcctggggtagagaagttctgcgtagcttagcctggtaatgtaccctaagcctacgtacttcactgccctgttacgagtcccctagtatccgagtctgctgtccctagaggtcccgggctcctttctagtataaggcttggtttcctACACCTTGCTGCAAGGCCCGGTGACGTAATTCAGGGGATGGTCAGCAACGATCCAAGTCctctccggtggcccgctctggcggagaccgctcgccacggtcgctccaagtccactccggtggcccgctccggcagagACCGCGCGCcat from Panicum virgatum strain AP13 chromosome 9K, P.virgatum_v5, whole genome shotgun sequence encodes:
- the LOC120646982 gene encoding transcription repressor OFP7-like, whose product is MAKRLFHSCRSPSAAAAVTPTALFRSERPPVVPAPAGGACLPRRGHRRRRPQPPASCVPGGCAVDYGADDLPPAPGTPAYRWLKSSRWHVVEAADAYASDGNGDDTPRVKIDARRRVRHSRRRRRRVLHRRAPGPGSWSSGDSGWFSSDGDDDGPFEAEPSSSALQVASTTTTESSSTGASGNSAGAVACATAGRKEEAAAAFAGGFAVVKRSDDPRGDFRRSMAEMVVGRGIYDADGLERLLRCFLALNDRRHRRDIVGAFGDVWEAIFANPPPSHASSFEATAATHP